One part of the Meleagris gallopavo isolate NT-WF06-2002-E0010 breed Aviagen turkey brand Nicholas breeding stock unplaced genomic scaffold, Turkey_5.1 ChrUn_random_7180001954405, whole genome shotgun sequence genome encodes these proteins:
- the LOC116217791 gene encoding ranBP2-like and GRIP domain-containing protein 3, translating to MLACDRKSQSGHMLLSLSRGKEDFLRKTVESFANTRGLLTLFESLFGKGASRESSFLGTEEMGNVSTRAPVQAELTKYDIGAVRMHNGSLQHLVWLGLQWNSVSVLPPVRQLLKQLFHLPQETSRLETDAPESLCLLDLEVFLLGMVFTCNLELQEKFNTRDETHQPPFLPLLLCKQFSTEKQRSWWDAVCALMQKKTT from the exons gtcaTATGCTGCTGAGCTTAAGCCGTGGCAAGGAGGATTTCCTGAGAAAGACTGTGGAATCTTTTGCCAACACAAGGGGTTTACTGACATTGTTTGAAAGCCTCTTTGGGAAGGGAGCTTCTCGAGAGAGTTCTTTCCTtggcacagaggagatgggcaATGTCAGTACACGAGCACCAGTGCAGGCAGAACTTACTAAATACGATATTG GTGCTGTTCGAATGCACAACGGCAGTCTCCAGCACCTTGTGTGGCTTGGTTTGCAGTGGAACTCTGTGTCAGTCTTACCCCCAGTGCGGCAACTgttaaagcagctttttcacTTGCCCCAGGAAACATCAAGGCTTGAGACAGATGCTCCTGAATCCCTTTGCCTGTTGGACCTTGAA GTATTCCTACTCGGGATGGTATTCACTTGCAACTTAGAACTGCAAGAGAAGTTTAACACTCGTGATGAAACACATCAGCCACCTTTCTTACCgttgctgctgtgcaaacagtTCTCTACTGAGAAGCAAAGATCCTGGTGGGATGCTGTTTGTGCtcttatgcagaaaaaaacaacgtAA